From a single Cyanobacteriota bacterium genomic region:
- the rpmJ gene encoding 50S ribosomal protein L36, which translates to MKVRSSVKKICNSCKVIKRHGRVMVICENPKHKQRQG; encoded by the coding sequence ATGAAAGTCAGATCTTCAGTAAAGAAAATATGTAACAGTTGCAAAGTCATCAAAAGGCATGGCAGAGTCATGGTGATTTGCGAGAACCCAAAACACAAACAGAGACAAGGATAA